In Micromonospora cremea, the genomic window CGCGGCGACCATCGCGGCGATCGGCGCGCAGCGCGGAATGCCCGAGCGGGCCGTGGTGGTCGCGCTCGCCACGGCGTACCAGGAATCCGGGCTGCGCAACCTCGCCGACGGCGACCGTGACTCGGTCGGCCTCTTCCAGCAGCGCCCGAGCCAGGGCTGGGGCACCCCGAAGCAGATCCGCGACCCGCGCTACGCGGCGAACCGGTTCTACGCGGCGCTGAAGAAGGTGCGCGGCTGGGAGTCGATGCGGGTCACCGACGCCGCCCAGCGGGTGCAGCGCTCGGCGTTCCCCGAGGCGTACCAGAAGTGGGCCGACGACTCTGAGGTGCTCAGCCGGGCGCTGCTGGGCGACGCCACCGGCGCGGTCGCCTGCTCGGTGGGGCGTACCCCGGTGATGCGCGGCGCGGCGGCGGCCGCCCAGTTGACCCGCAACCTGGTGCTGGACTGGGGGGTGTCGAGCACCGATCCGGCGGACCAGACCGGGCTGGCGGTGACCGCGGGCGACCAGCGCGACGGCTGGCGGTACGCGCACTGGCTGGTCTCGCACGCACAGGACCACGGGGTGAAGCTGGTCCGCTTCGGCGGCCTGGAATGGACGGCCCGGGACGGCACCTGGGGGCGGGTGAACGGTGAGCAGGGCCCCACCGGTCAGGTGGTGGCCGAGGTGTTCGCCGAGGTGACGCCGCCCTGATCTCTTGACCGGCAGTCACCGCACAATCGGACAACGGCCCACAGACACCGCTATTAATCACGCAGATCTGACCGTCCGTGTTGGTTCCGCTGCACCCGGTCCAGCCGGGGTCAACCCGCCCCGCTGGCCCTCCCCAATGCCGAGGCATGCGCGTTACGATCGGCGACCTGTGCCACAAGATGGTTTCACCTCATGGGGAGGGGTACGACGCGGTGTTCGATTACGGCGACCGGACCGGCTACGAACCGATCAGCGACACTGACCGCAAGGAGTTCCACGAGCAGGGCTTCCTCCTGCTGCGCAACGTCCTGACCGAGGATCACCGGGCGGCGCTGGAGGCGGCGGTCGACCGCGTCTACGCGGAGGAACAGGCCAAGGGCAACACCAAGAAGGACGGCACCCTGCACCTGCTGGGCTTCCTGGAGCGCGACGAGCTCTTCGGTGAGCTGCTCACCCACCCGATCGCCTTCCCGTACATGTGGGGGCTGGCCGGCTGGAACATCTACACCCACCACAACCACCTGGACGTCACCCCGCCGGCGCTCGAGCCGGAGAAGCCGTACTGGGGCTGGCACCAGGACGGGTACCGCCAGAACTCCGACCCGGAGACGATGGACCCGAACCTGCCGCGGCCGATGTTCTCGCTCAAGGTCGCGTACGTGCTCTCCGACCTCTCCGAGACCGGTCGCGGCGCCACCAAGGTCATCCCGGGCAGCCACCTGTGGAACTCGCTGCCCCGGCCGAAGGACCTCAGCGTGCACAACCCGGACCCGGAGGGCACGGTGGAGATCACCGCCAACCCGGGCGACGCCTTCATCTTCGACCGCCGCCAGTGGCACTCCCGGTCGACGAACCTGTCGAGCATCACCCGCAAGATGCTCTTCGTCGGCTACACGTACCGGTGGATCCGTCCGCTGGACGAGCTGCACCCGGACCTGAACGGCGAGTGGTACCGCAACCGCACGCCGGTGCAGCGCCAGCTGATCGGTGAGGGCACCCACACCGCGAACTACTGGGGCATCAACTGGGACGGGTACGTCGACGACGAGATCCCGCTGCGCAAGGAACTCAAGGAGCGCGGCCTCCTGGACCGCAACATCCCCTGGCTCCGCTGACGTGAGGAAGGGCCCCTTGTCATCGCTTCCTGCATGACAAGGGGCCCTTTTTAACGCGAGGGCCCGTCCGGCGCCGGCCCGCCTGGCCAGCTAGCCGCGGGACGCGAGGCGCGGGTGTGATGCTTCGGCTAGCCGACAGTTGAATGGCACCGCACCGGGCAGGCCGTCGCCTGCCGGCTGCGGGAAGCTCACGCTGGCCGCCTGGGGCGGCACCACCGCCCACATCGAGGACGTCCTGGTGCGGTGAGCGCCGCGTCGGTGACTGGCACCGGCCGACCCCACCGGTG contains:
- a CDS encoding phytanoyl-CoA dioxygenase family protein, which codes for MRVTIGDLCHKMVSPHGEGYDAVFDYGDRTGYEPISDTDRKEFHEQGFLLLRNVLTEDHRAALEAAVDRVYAEEQAKGNTKKDGTLHLLGFLERDELFGELLTHPIAFPYMWGLAGWNIYTHHNHLDVTPPALEPEKPYWGWHQDGYRQNSDPETMDPNLPRPMFSLKVAYVLSDLSETGRGATKVIPGSHLWNSLPRPKDLSVHNPDPEGTVEITANPGDAFIFDRRQWHSRSTNLSSITRKMLFVGYTYRWIRPLDELHPDLNGEWYRNRTPVQRQLIGEGTHTANYWGINWDGYVDDEIPLRKELKERGLLDRNIPWLR